The Gemmatimonadaceae bacterium genome has a window encoding:
- the pstS gene encoding phosphate ABC transporter substrate-binding protein PstS: MKHWKLVAAAALLVACSSEGSNATSDSANPSGSAGSNATLTGAGATFPYPIYSKWFSDYATETGVKINYQSIGSGGGIRQVQEQTVDFGATDAPMSSDEMGKAKGGPVLHFPTVLGADVITYNLPGLTSRLRLTGPVLADIFLGRVKKWNAPAIAALNPGVNLPNTDILVVHRSDGSGTTYIFTSYLTAVSPAWKAGPGAGKEVAWPVGLGGKGNEGVAGQVKQTPGSIGYVELAYAKQNGLAYALMQNAAGQFVDPTLESITAAAGAIADTLTDNSDYRVSIINPNGANAYPIASMTWLLVYQNQTDAAKGRALVDFLRWAYEKGQPAASALDYAPLPDKMRAKLITRLSSIKLPAGA, translated from the coding sequence GTGAAGCACTGGAAACTGGTCGCCGCGGCCGCTCTCCTGGTGGCCTGCTCGAGTGAAGGAAGCAACGCGACGTCGGATAGCGCCAACCCGAGCGGCTCTGCGGGCAGCAACGCCACGCTCACGGGAGCAGGCGCGACGTTTCCCTATCCCATCTACTCCAAGTGGTTCTCTGATTACGCGACCGAAACCGGCGTGAAGATCAACTATCAGTCCATCGGCTCGGGCGGTGGGATCCGTCAGGTGCAGGAGCAGACCGTCGACTTCGGTGCGACCGATGCGCCGATGAGCAGCGACGAGATGGGCAAGGCAAAGGGAGGACCGGTCCTCCATTTCCCAACCGTGCTCGGCGCGGATGTAATCACCTATAATCTTCCGGGTTTGACGTCGCGGCTGCGGCTCACCGGGCCAGTACTGGCCGATATCTTCCTTGGCAGAGTGAAGAAGTGGAACGCGCCGGCAATCGCCGCCCTCAATCCGGGCGTCAACCTTCCCAATACCGACATTCTCGTCGTGCACCGCTCTGACGGGAGCGGCACGACCTACATCTTCACTTCGTATCTGACGGCAGTGAGCCCGGCGTGGAAAGCGGGTCCAGGAGCCGGAAAGGAAGTCGCATGGCCGGTCGGCCTCGGCGGCAAGGGGAACGAAGGAGTGGCGGGCCAGGTGAAGCAGACGCCGGGTTCGATCGGCTACGTGGAGCTGGCGTATGCAAAGCAGAACGGACTGGCGTACGCGTTGATGCAGAATGCTGCAGGACAATTCGTCGACCCAACGCTCGAGTCGATAACTGCTGCTGCCGGCGCGATTGCGGATACCCTTACGGACAACAGCGACTATCGCGTGTCGATCATCAATCCGAATGGAGCGAATGCCTATCCGATCGCATCGATGACATGGCTGCTGGTCTATCAGAATCAGACTGACGCTGCCAAGGGACGTGCGCTCGTCGACTTCCTGCGCTGGGCCTACGAGAAGGGGCAGCCCGCGGCTTCAGCCCTCGATTACGCTCCGCTGCCCGATAAGATGCGCGCAAAGCTCATAACGCGGCTCTCCTCGATCAAGCTTCCAGCGGGCGCGTGA
- the pstB gene encoding phosphate ABC transporter ATP-binding protein PstB has protein sequence MTSSGSVQPRVTAVEPLSRGASEPKPLPLEPEQADRGLALRPVVGADLHGDTRSVEETRPCLVAEDLNAYFGELRAVKDVSLALNDRSVTAIIGPSGCGKSTLLRCFNRLHETVPSARVTGSVTLDGQPVYGEGTSAIAVRRRIGMVFQRPTPFPTMSIRGNVAAGLSVREGGMPPRREVDEIVEDALRRAALWEEVKDQLRTSAVALSGGQQQRLCIARALATKPVVLLLDEPTASLDPASTQKVEELVYELRSSITIGIVTHNMQQAARVSDRTAFMLMGDLVEIAPTSTLFTAPTDQRTEAYITGRFG, from the coding sequence ATGACGAGCAGCGGCAGCGTACAGCCGCGCGTCACCGCGGTCGAGCCTTTGAGCAGGGGCGCCTCCGAGCCTAAACCCCTTCCGTTGGAACCGGAGCAGGCCGATCGCGGCCTCGCGCTGCGCCCGGTCGTCGGTGCCGACCTTCATGGCGATACTCGATCGGTGGAGGAGACTCGACCGTGCCTCGTCGCAGAGGATCTGAACGCCTACTTCGGCGAGCTCAGGGCCGTGAAGGATGTGAGTCTTGCTTTGAACGACCGGTCTGTCACTGCCATCATCGGTCCCTCGGGCTGCGGAAAGTCTACTCTCCTGCGATGCTTCAACCGATTGCACGAGACGGTTCCCAGCGCGCGCGTGACCGGCAGCGTGACGCTGGACGGGCAGCCCGTCTACGGCGAGGGAACGAGCGCGATCGCTGTTCGCCGGCGAATTGGAATGGTCTTTCAGCGGCCCACTCCGTTCCCCACGATGTCAATTCGCGGGAATGTCGCCGCCGGCCTTAGCGTGAGAGAGGGAGGAATGCCGCCGAGGCGGGAGGTCGACGAGATCGTCGAAGACGCTCTGCGGCGCGCCGCGTTGTGGGAGGAGGTAAAGGACCAGCTCCGAACAAGCGCAGTCGCGTTGTCCGGAGGACAGCAGCAGCGACTCTGCATCGCTCGCGCGCTGGCGACGAAGCCAGTGGTTTTGCTGCTCGACGAGCCTACCGCCTCGCTCGACCCCGCAAGCACTCAAAAGGTCGAGGAGCTGGTCTATGAGCTTCGATCGTCGATCACCATCGGGATCGTGACGCACAACATGCAGCAGGCGGCTCGCGTCTCCGATCGTACGGCATTCATGCTGATGGGTGACCTTGTCGAGATAGCGCCGACCAGCACACTGTTCACCGCGCCGACCGACCAGCGCACCGAAGCATACATCACCGGGCGGTTCGGATGA
- the pstA gene encoding phosphate ABC transporter permease PstA codes for MKKSAGFFSTESNRKRRAAANGVMVTLTYVAAAVATLPLIFILFHLIKLGATSINPDFFIRMPQPVGEAGGGMANAIVGTLILISIAAAMGLPIGIGAGLYLADRKGSRLANIVRFLSDVMNGLPSIVMGIFAWEFLVRPIGHFSALAGGVALGAMMIPLVTRTTEEMIATVPNTLREAALALGYQRWRTSLGVVLRTAMPGIVTGALVAVARVAGETAPLLFTAFGNHFWSTSLDKPIAALPLQIFTYAISPYDEWHSLAWAGALVLIGMVLVISVAARYVTRSRYGVAAD; via the coding sequence GTGAAGAAGAGCGCAGGATTCTTCTCCACCGAGTCGAATCGAAAGCGGCGGGCTGCAGCCAACGGCGTGATGGTAACGCTCACCTACGTTGCCGCCGCAGTTGCCACGCTTCCTCTCATCTTCATCCTGTTTCACCTGATCAAGCTCGGCGCTACATCGATCAATCCCGACTTCTTCATTCGCATGCCCCAGCCGGTTGGAGAAGCAGGCGGCGGCATGGCGAACGCAATTGTCGGGACGCTCATTCTCATTTCGATCGCCGCGGCGATGGGGCTTCCAATCGGCATCGGGGCCGGGCTTTATCTCGCAGATCGCAAAGGCTCGAGGCTCGCGAACATCGTACGGTTCCTCTCTGACGTGATGAACGGATTGCCGTCGATTGTGATGGGAATTTTTGCGTGGGAATTTCTCGTTCGACCCATCGGTCATTTTTCCGCACTTGCCGGCGGAGTCGCCCTCGGAGCGATGATGATCCCGCTCGTCACGCGGACGACTGAAGAGATGATCGCGACAGTGCCCAACACATTGCGCGAAGCAGCGCTCGCGCTCGGCTACCAGAGATGGCGCACCTCACTCGGAGTGGTTCTCCGAACCGCGATGCCCGGAATCGTGACCGGCGCGCTCGTTGCGGTTGCGCGAGTTGCGGGCGAGACGGCACCTCTCCTATTCACGGCCTTCGGGAACCATTTCTGGTCTACATCGCTCGACAAGCCGATTGCCGCATTGCCTCTTCAGATTTTCACATATGCGATCAGCCCGTACGACGAATGGCATTCGCTGGCATGGGCGGGAGCGCTCGTGCTCATAGGCATGGTCCTCGTAATAAGCGTCGCCGCCCGCTACGTGACACGCTCACGTTACGGAGTGGCGGCTGACTGA
- the pstC gene encoding phosphate ABC transporter permease subunit PstC, giving the protein MTGGSSALAAGAAGGLSEVPPGRPPESRLANALAASHIGDRAYTVVTTGFAAFVPLLLILIGVAIIVAAWPAIRTFGFGFITSSEWNVPAGKFGAAPALFGTIVSSIIALVLATPFALGSAIFLSEFAPNWLKQPVGFLVDLLAAIPSVVYGLWGIFVLVPLLREYVMPFFRDTLHLGSTPFFSGPAYGPSMLAAGVLLAVMILPYISAVSREVLRAVPRAQREAALALGATKWEMIRDAVVPAAKSGIVGGIILGLGRALGETMAVTMVIGNRPEIAASLLAPGYSMASLIANEFSEATNEMHVAALMAVGALLFLITIIVNAIARWLVWSVSMKGEK; this is encoded by the coding sequence GTGACGGGCGGTTCGAGCGCACTCGCTGCCGGAGCTGCCGGGGGCCTGAGCGAGGTTCCACCTGGCCGCCCGCCGGAGTCGCGGCTCGCGAATGCGCTCGCGGCTTCGCACATCGGAGACCGGGCGTACACGGTCGTCACAACCGGCTTCGCGGCATTCGTGCCCCTGCTCCTGATACTGATTGGCGTCGCGATAATTGTGGCGGCGTGGCCGGCTATCCGCACGTTCGGTTTCGGCTTCATTACGTCGAGCGAATGGAACGTTCCAGCGGGAAAGTTCGGCGCGGCGCCGGCATTGTTCGGTACGATCGTTTCGTCGATCATCGCGCTGGTTCTCGCAACTCCGTTCGCGCTCGGCTCCGCGATCTTTCTGTCGGAATTTGCGCCAAACTGGCTCAAGCAGCCGGTGGGGTTTCTCGTCGATCTTCTTGCCGCGATTCCGAGCGTAGTCTACGGCTTGTGGGGAATATTTGTTCTGGTTCCTCTGCTGCGTGAGTACGTCATGCCGTTCTTCCGCGACACGCTGCACCTCGGTAGCACTCCTTTTTTCAGCGGGCCGGCATACGGGCCAAGCATGCTTGCGGCGGGCGTGCTGCTCGCCGTGATGATCCTTCCCTACATCTCCGCGGTCTCGCGTGAAGTTCTTCGAGCGGTTCCACGCGCGCAGCGGGAAGCGGCGCTCGCTCTCGGCGCAACAAAGTGGGAGATGATTCGTGATGCGGTTGTCCCCGCAGCGAAATCGGGCATCGTCGGAGGAATCATTCTCGGGCTCGGCCGAGCGCTGGGCGAGACCATGGCGGTAACGATGGTAATCGGCAACCGTCCGGAGATCGCCGCGTCGCTGCTTGCTCCGGGCTACAGCATGGCATCGCTCATTGCCAATGAGTTCAGCGAAGCGACCAACGAGATGCACGTCGCCGCGCTGATGGCGGTTGGCGCCCTGCTTTTTCTGATCACGATAATCGTCAACGCGATCGCGCGCTGGCTGGTGTGGAGCGTTTCGATGAAGGGCGAGAAGTGA
- the pstB gene encoding phosphate ABC transporter ATP-binding protein PstB: MTAVAESQANVAAPSEGSIESRDFSFYYGTKQALLDVSLTVQPHSVTALIGPSGCGKSTFLRAINRMGELIEGTRHTGAMLLDGEDIYAPGTDVVALRQRIGMVFQRWNPFPKSIYDNVIYGPRINGVRGRAELDRIAEDSLRRAGLWEEVKDRLRKSALALSGGQQQRLCIARALANQPEVLLLDEPASALDPAATQKIEQLLYELKSDITIIIVTHNLQQAARISDRTAFFYLGRLVEADTTERIFTRPAQTETEAYITGRFG, encoded by the coding sequence ATGACCGCAGTCGCCGAGAGCCAGGCAAACGTCGCGGCTCCGTCCGAGGGGTCCATTGAGTCGCGCGACTTCTCGTTTTACTACGGCACCAAGCAGGCGCTTTTGGACGTGTCTCTTACCGTCCAGCCACACTCCGTGACGGCTTTGATCGGACCTTCCGGCTGCGGCAAATCGACGTTTCTGCGCGCGATCAATCGCATGGGCGAGCTCATAGAAGGAACGCGTCACACGGGTGCGATGCTTCTCGACGGTGAGGACATCTATGCTCCCGGCACCGACGTCGTGGCGCTGCGGCAGCGAATCGGAATGGTATTTCAGCGATGGAATCCCTTCCCGAAGTCGATCTACGACAACGTGATCTACGGCCCGCGCATCAACGGAGTGCGTGGACGCGCAGAGCTCGACCGAATCGCGGAAGACTCGCTCAGGCGAGCTGGCCTGTGGGAGGAAGTAAAGGACAGGCTGCGGAAGAGCGCCCTTGCCCTTTCGGGTGGGCAGCAGCAACGCCTCTGCATCGCCCGCGCGCTCGCGAACCAGCCCGAGGTGCTTCTGCTCGACGAGCCGGCCAGCGCCCTCGACCCGGCCGCAACGCAGAAAATCGAGCAGCTACTCTACGAGCTGAAGTCCGATATTACGATCATCATCGTCACGCACAATCTGCAGCAGGCCGCCCGCATCTCGGATCGGACCGCGTTCTTCTACCTCGGCCGCCTCGTCGAAGCAGACACCACCGAGCGAATTTTCACCCGCCCTGCGCAGACAGAAACCGAAGCATATATCACCGGGAGATTTGGATGA